One genomic window of Biomphalaria glabrata chromosome 9, xgBioGlab47.1, whole genome shotgun sequence includes the following:
- the LOC106078465 gene encoding uncharacterized protein LOC106078465 isoform X1: MSRKESQRNTLLEDVESRKSSVSASEADELDTSRVRSYQKLVLLMVVISIVLCAVVLVMAIFSIMQTSEGQLSETVSTKPIACIECKKLIKTPYDLSDEDSLLDSLSREFIEGLEKCCAYNSKQLSSMLELTMRRQDVKTASLSSFNAANFTFSPVSAHKRMYAPTNPYPTVEYIRRVPVFPKETVYVMFKHENRSDDPLREHVRGVEVLKDGLRIIYSGLYYVYSSIHFRPESAYPCRNFTYQTWTHIVERMSPNNPNQSGCLLRTSHTCCDSCSMDDETSYTGGVFYLAAGDVLRVAIGGHGLVYFQTKSSFAGLMMLGTGNTEANLEKYF; encoded by the exons ATGTCGCGCAAAGAGTCTCAGAGGAACACACTACTTGAGGATGTTGAATCCCGGAAGTCATCTGTGTCAGCATCTGAGGCAGACGAACTGGATACGTCAAGGGTGAGATCATACCAGAA ACTTGTCCTGCTCATGGTTGTAATATCTATAGTTCTGTGTGCTGTGGTCCTTGTAATGGCCATCTTTTCTATCATGCAAACATCAGAGGGACAG TTATCTGAGACAGTGAGCACTAAACCAATAGCCTGCATTGAGTGCAAGAAACTGATCAAAACTCCGTATGACCTCTCTGATGAGGACAGCCTCCTGGACTCACTAAGCCGAGAGTTTATTGAAGGGCTGGAGAAATGCTGCGCCTACAACAGTAAACAGCTCTCGTCTATGTTAGAACTG ACAATGCGAAGGCAAGACGTAAAGACAG CCTCGTTGTCGTCATTCAACGCAGCGAACTTCACATTCAGCCCAGTGTCTGCTCACAAACGAATGTATGCACCTACAAATCCTTATCCTACTGTTGAATACATCAGACGAG TGCCAGTATTTCCCAAAGAAACAGTCTATGTTATGTTTAAACATGAAAACAGAAGCGACGATCCATTAAGAGAACATGTCAGGGGCGTGGAAGTGCTGAAGGACGGCCTGAGGATTATCTACTCGGGATTGTACTATGTATATAGCAGCATTCACTTCAGACCTGAATCAGCATATCCTTGTCGTAACTTTACCTATCAG ACCTGGACTCATATCGTGGAAAGAATGTCACCAAACAATCCAAACCAATCGGGTTGCTTGTTACGAACGTCCCACACCTGCTGTGACAGCTGCAGTATGGACGATGAAACTAGTTACACAG GCGGTGTATTCTACCTTGCAGCAGGGGATGTTCTACGTGTAGCTATAGGCGGTCATGGCTTGGTCTACTTCCAAACAAAGTCCAGTTTTGCTGGCCTGATGATGTTGGGAACTGGAAATACAGAAGCAAATttagaaaaatacttttaa
- the LOC106078465 gene encoding uncharacterized protein LOC106078465 isoform X2: MSRKESQRNTLLEDVESRKSSVSASEADELDTSRVRSYQKLVLLMVVISIVLCAVVLVMAIFSIMQTSEGQLSETVSTKPIACIECKKLIKTPYDLSDEDSLLDSLSREFIEGLEKCCAYNSKQLSSMLELTMRRQDVKTASLSSFNAANFTFSPVSAHKRMYAPTNPYPTVEYIRRVPVFPKETVYVMFKHENRSDDPLREHVRGVEVLKDGLRIIYSGLYYVYSSIHFRPESAYPCRNFTYQAVYSTLQQGMFYV; encoded by the exons ATGTCGCGCAAAGAGTCTCAGAGGAACACACTACTTGAGGATGTTGAATCCCGGAAGTCATCTGTGTCAGCATCTGAGGCAGACGAACTGGATACGTCAAGGGTGAGATCATACCAGAA ACTTGTCCTGCTCATGGTTGTAATATCTATAGTTCTGTGTGCTGTGGTCCTTGTAATGGCCATCTTTTCTATCATGCAAACATCAGAGGGACAG TTATCTGAGACAGTGAGCACTAAACCAATAGCCTGCATTGAGTGCAAGAAACTGATCAAAACTCCGTATGACCTCTCTGATGAGGACAGCCTCCTGGACTCACTAAGCCGAGAGTTTATTGAAGGGCTGGAGAAATGCTGCGCCTACAACAGTAAACAGCTCTCGTCTATGTTAGAACTG ACAATGCGAAGGCAAGACGTAAAGACAG CCTCGTTGTCGTCATTCAACGCAGCGAACTTCACATTCAGCCCAGTGTCTGCTCACAAACGAATGTATGCACCTACAAATCCTTATCCTACTGTTGAATACATCAGACGAG TGCCAGTATTTCCCAAAGAAACAGTCTATGTTATGTTTAAACATGAAAACAGAAGCGACGATCCATTAAGAGAACATGTCAGGGGCGTGGAAGTGCTGAAGGACGGCCTGAGGATTATCTACTCGGGATTGTACTATGTATATAGCAGCATTCACTTCAGACCTGAATCAGCATATCCTTGTCGTAACTTTACCTATCAG GCGGTGTATTCTACCTTGCAGCAGGGGATGTTCTACGTGTAG